AAAATGGGGTTTATGTCTTTCCGCTTCAAATGCCCTCTGTAGGTCATGTGTCCGTCATTCCAGACTTTAATACGGACCAGACTATGATTCGGATGCTGATTCCTGTTAATTTTTTTAACCATTCGATTAAAACGATTCTCTGTCGCCGAACTACCTGGAATCATGATAATAGGACGTATTTCGACCTTGCTGGTAGGTAGATGAGAAATAGGGTGGGAAGGCATCTTGTTTAATAATTTTTGAAAGGTCTTAGCAAGTCGATGAATGCATCGAGTCAAAAAAGGCTTCATTCTAGTCTCCGTATCTGAATCTGATGTTTTCAAAAACAAGCCACATAAAACTTAGTTATGCGACTTGTTTTTTTGTTATTACTTCCGCTTCTTCTTGTTTTTCTTCATTTGCTTGGCCATCTTGTTCATGCTGCGTCGCATCAGAAACTCTCCAGCTTTCCCTTTGAGACCGCCACCAAACATTTGGCTCATATCCGGCATGCCAGCTCCTCCCAAAGCTGACATATCCGGCATACCGCCTTGGCCCATCATACCTTCCAGCGCTGACATATCAGGCATTCCTCCGCCACCTGGCATGTTCTTAGGCATATTGTTTGGATTAAGACCCATTTGCTTCATCATCTTGCTCATATCGCCTGATAGAACGCCCTGCATCATCTGCTTAGCTTGATTGAAGTCTTTGATAAATTTATTAACATCAACGAAGCTGTTACCTGAACCATTGGCAATCCGACGGCGACGGCTAGGACTCAGCAAGTCAGGATTTTCCCGCTCAGCCGGTGTCATAGAGGATACGATGGCACGTTTGCGGGCAATTTCTTTCTCATCCACTTTGATATTCTTGAGGGCAGGATTATTGGCCATGCCTGGAATCAGCTTGAGCAAATCTTCCATAGGTCCCATGCCTTGTACCTGATCCAGCTGATCAATGAAGTCATTGAAATCAAAGGTGTTTTCTCGCATCTTTTCAGCCATTTCAAGCGATTTTTTCTCATCGTATTCCTGAGAGGCTTTTTCAATCAGAGTCAGCATGTCCCCCATACCCAAAATCCGGCTGGACATGCGGTCTGGGTGGAAGGTTTCGATATCAGTAATCTTTTCACCGGTACCAGTAAATTTAATGGGCTTACCAGTAATCTGACGGACAGACAAGGCTGCACCGCCACGGGTATCCCCATCAATCTTGGTCAAGATAACCCCAGTCACTTCCAGTTGACTGTTAAATTCGCGAGCGACATTAGCTGCTTCCTGACCAATCATGGCATCGACAACCAAGAGGATTTCATTCGGATTAGCCAGCGCTTTGACATCTGACAGCTCCTGCATGAGCTTTTCGTCAATCTGTAGACGCCCAGCCGTATCAATTAGGACATAATCGTTGTGGTTGGCTTTTGCCTGCTCCAGACCTTGACGGAC
This window of the Streptococcus sanguinis genome carries:
- the ffh gene encoding signal recognition particle protein codes for the protein MAFESLTERLQNVFKNLRRKGKISESDVQEATKEIRLALLEADVALPVVKDFIKKVRERAVGHEVIDTLNPAQQIIKIVDEELTTILGSDTAEIIKSPKIPTIIMMVGLQGAGKTTFAGKLANKLKKEENARPLMIAADIYRPAAIDQLKTLGQQIDVPVFALGTEVPAVEIVRQGLEQAKANHNDYVLIDTAGRLQIDEKLMQELSDVKALANPNEILLVVDAMIGQEAANVAREFNSQLEVTGVILTKIDGDTRGGAALSVRQITGKPIKFTGTGEKITDIETFHPDRMSSRILGMGDMLTLIEKASQEYDEKKSLEMAEKMRENTFDFNDFIDQLDQVQGMGPMEDLLKLIPGMANNPALKNIKVDEKEIARKRAIVSSMTPAERENPDLLSPSRRRRIANGSGNSFVDVNKFIKDFNQAKQMMQGVLSGDMSKMMKQMGLNPNNMPKNMPGGGGMPDMSALEGMMGQGGMPDMSALGGAGMPDMSQMFGGGLKGKAGEFLMRRSMNKMAKQMKKNKKKRK